The genomic DNA GGCTGAACTGAAAGCCACACGGTGTCGTAGCGCGAGCTTCACAGCCACGTCTGCTTTCtgaggaagaaaataataataaaacgaacataaaactctgtaaacatATACAGGCTGCTCCGACCAACACTGCTGCAAGGGCTTTTGAGGGGTGGGAGGGCTCGGAGACTGTCTTTCCCACAAGTCCTTGCAGTGTTTGTGGAGGAGCCCCTGGTGTAATGACTGACATGTAATACTTAAAAAACTAGAGAAAGTAAATTAGAGAACGTCACTGTGGCCGTTTCACACCTGGAACCCATTTCCTGTCAACCAAAACGGATCAACTTCTTCACTACAGGCTttcacacgtgtgtgtgtgtgtcactccaAATGttaacagcacacacacacacacacacacacactgtaatctTAATAAAACACTTGTTCTGTTATGACATTACAGCTAAAAACACCACTGACGCACCTCAGAACTGCGGTGCAACATTAACGCTTTTGGTTTTTAAAATCaactgaatgaactgaaacaCGTCTTCTCACGTGTTgagtgtgtcacacacacacacacacacacacacacacagagaggagagacccGGCACACTGTGTGATATCAGCCATCACACTCTCGTACAGTctttgtcactgtcactgtgacCGTATCGTATCAATGCTGATGCACGTCAGAAAGCTTAAGACAGTGGAAAGGAAACTCAATAAGCGATGCCACATTAAAATTCTCAATCTGCTGATTATCTTCTTCATGAATCAGATCAATATTTGGccaataaataattaaaaacctGCAGAGTCCAGCATGACATCAGCGTGAAAAAGCTTTTGGATTTTTCCACATTTAACTTAATGTCTTTTCGTCGGCACTGCAGGGTTTGAAAGGTTGCCCGTTTCCACTTcaaatgaatcaattaattaacTGCAGATGCACTTCCTGTCAATAAACAGATTGATTTATAGATCTGTCGCTTTAGTCTCCGAGAGGAACACTCAGAAACACACCATCAGCACACATCGTCCATCTGCTGCCACGTATGTCTCGACAGCTACGTTGACTCCTCGTCAGTAGTTATTTTGAAATACAGAAAGCGCGTGCTTCTGAAgctctgacatgtttttggTCACCAAAGTTTTAAATTGGTCATTCATGGACTCACAGTGAGATGCAGGACGACAGATTGGACCGACTGCCAAAGACCAAAAATCACACAGTGTATCGAGGGCTCGTCTCACCAGCAATTCACAAGATTGATCAGTGTTACAGGACAGGAGACGCGGCGCCCGGGAGGAAAACAGCCAGAGATCGAATTGAACATCTCAGGACATACAatcaaagaaaatgtccaaACGTACAATTCATGGTCAAAGTCAGAAACCTAGAGATATAGAGGAGAATCTTAACAGTGAACATCTGGTCAAAAATAATCTACatgtttctcttcatctttatAGTGCTCAAAGCTTTAAGAAATTAAACTTTTCACAGCATGTGCCATTCAAGAACAGCAGTGACCTCGGGCTCGAGGAGCCGACGCCACGGTTCTCTCATTCTGGCCCTTCTGACTGCCTCAAGCTTCAAAAAGTAAGAAGAACAACACCACagtccagacacacacagcatccaGCCCAGATCCCCATGCTGCAGCGCACGGTACAGTACAATGAAGAGCTTTATCACATGGTCCAGCACGACGTCATCTGAATAGAaatcatacaaaataaaagaaaagaaaaaaaaaaaacacatctgtgacATAAAATATACACTCACATGAGACCGTGAACCTGTACTAAAGCATGTTGTGTGGACACACTCCTGCTGTAATGGCCGACCCTGCTCCCTGCACACGGAGGAGAGACTCGGTCACGCCTCCCTCCGTCTGAGGAGCAGCTctactcttttttttcacacagtgcACCTCAAAGAAAACAACGCAACAAAGCACAAGAAAAggcaaaattaaaaatatacacATCTCCAACTGATGAAATAATTTAGGTTTGAAAAGAACAAAATCtggtaaacaaaataaattaaggCATGCAAAAGATAATGTCAAATCTTTAGATTTGGAtacttctgtgtttttcttttttttttttttaagccaaacaTCCTAAAATGTTAGAAGATCTTCCTGTTAGGAAGAAACCACTCACTCTTATTAAATCCTCAGAACAAAGGTAGCTgccaaaataaaattcaaaccCACTGGAATATCACTGTAATACGCCCGAGCATTTAAAGgcccatatttacatatttgtgttctgtgttcgaGCTTTAAGAGGCCGATATTTACATACATGTTCATGCGGAttcagcagcagtgcagcaaaacaaacagcaaacactTGAGTGACACAGACAGGAGTGCTTCTTCAAACACCCTGAatcagagaaaataaataccacatatcaaaataaaaaaatctaaaattaaaaaaaaatgtacatcacGAACATTATCGACGACCTCGCTCAGATCCCTCCTTTTAAAAAGGAATACTGTGGCCTAATAAAATGATatgtataaaacaaattatAGTAAAAAGTGAGACAAGATCTTGTCTGTTGGCTTGTAAGGTGACGGTGATACATCAGAAGTGAAGCAGTGCGGAGCCGAGCGGAGGGAGCTGTGGTTCTGCCACATTAAGGCTTTGCAGTAAACATCAgagctgagatgctgctgctccctcCGACCTAAACCAAGACTCATGTCAACTCGTAGTAGTTAAGCCAGCAcggacaaaaaaaagacatgcagcaactcaccaatcacacacacacacgcgcgcgcgcacacacacagattcactgACACACAATCAACAGTTCACTTTGAGAGACTTGCCGTTGCCTCTTCATTTTTTGGgtttagattttcttttttctttttttttttcctcactaaAATTTCTTGGCAGCATTACATGGTGCGCCTCTTCACCCCTCCCGGCCTGtgcccccccctcctctcctccgctgCACCGCCGCTCCGCCTCTGAGCGGCTGAGCGGGGCGCTAGGAGGGCCAGGCCGGAGGGGAGCTGGGTGAGCTTGGGGGGTTTTGGACCGGGGGTCAGGTGGGGGTTGGGTGGGGGCAGTTCAGTAGTCTGCGATAGGAGCGAGCTCGGGGTACAGGTCCACCGTGATGTTCTTGTAGAGGCTGCTGAGGGAGACGAGGGGGGTGTAATGGAGGTTGTTGAGGCCGTCCAAGTGTTGCCGCTCTTTGGAATACCTCAGCAGTTTATacctacaaacacacagtgacacagtgcTCAGTACTCATCCACTCCCTCTGCCCAGCCCCTCACTCTCTCCTGCAGGATTACCGCTGCCCCTGTAGCTTTCAGCTCCAAACACATCGGCCGTCTGGAGACGCTGACATTCACCCCAGACCtcaaaaacacagtttcatttcTATAAAAGGCTCAGTAATTTCCTCAAAACGGCTGGTCACTCTGGTTTCTATCAAACGggaccaaaaacaaacagcatgaaAAAGTGTTTGTTGGGGACGATTTTTCAGCCGCAGATTAAATGCACCATTTGCAGACCGACCACCTGTTCATGGTtactttggtgatatgctgctcccTGATTGTTTGCAACCTGAAGTGTTGCTCACTATATTCTTTTGCTATAGTTACTAGCTGTTGTTAcctagctagctcagttagccatgcaggtaGTTGCCCTGTAagctgagagcagagaaatGTAGAAGTGTTGGCGCTTACATCCGTGCAACGCAACTGGGCTCAGTAAACATTCGCTAAGTCAGGTAcgtttaaatatttttaaatcctGAGTTTACATCCACGTTCACTATCAGTCGTCTTCTCTTCTGCTTTTGTTCACTGTTAAGTTTCATTATGTATTGTTTCCATTAAATGACAGTTAGGGAAACAATAGTTTTGCAAAGTTCCCCCATAGTGGACATAACTGGTTAAATGGTTAATGTATGGACTTCCTGCAGCGCTGACGGAAAGAGGCtgagacactgtgtgtgttttacaggaaAACAGAAGTTAATCTGATCCGCTCAGCGAGGAGGAGGAACCACACTGTCAGTCTGAGTATAAAGTATATATGGACTTTAGTTATTTCCAGTGTCAAtaacttcctgtgtgtgtctgagctaGCTTCATCATCTGGTTGTTGTTtcatgcagatgttttatgtgATATAGAGCACGTTTAATTTTACGCTGTTGCTGCATGATTCTTTCTCCTGTGGATCTAAAATTATTTCCATTCATTAATTTAGAGAAGTTAATTTAGTGGACTTTAGATCAAATATACTGTAAGTGACAGTTCAAATGAAAGAagatttagctttttttttttcaatgtttctTCTAGAATACTTGACAGAAAGCCGTCTTACCTCCCGAGGAACTGCACCTCCCCTCTGTGGTGGTGAGGAATTGACTTGTACTTGCCGATCTCTCCCTCCGGTCGCGTCACGTTTAGACCCGCGTAGTGAACCCTGAGGAGAAACCAGGCTGTGTTGTTATTTACAACATTTATACAGTCAACCATTTGTTTTATGTGCTCCAGTTGAGCCGAAGCTGTGAACACATCAGATCTTGATGAACGAATTATTCAAGATGAAAATCTTTACTGATGCACTTTGTTGAGAAAGAAATGACGGTAGAACAATCAGTGGAAACCGAAATCATCAACCCACTGAGGGCTGGATTCAAAAATCACACTGAAACATCACAGGCTGATCCAACTAGTGTGTGAATTTTAACACGGGAACTCATGATGTGACTCAGCAGTGTGTACGGCCCCCCATGCACTCCTAACAGCGTCTGGGCACGCGCCTGATGAGTCAGCGGATGGTGTCCTGGATGATCTCCTCCCAGACCTGGATCAGGGCAGCAGTGATCTCTGGGCAGTCTGTGGTGTTACATGGCAGCGATACATAACGTCCCATAGGTGCTCAATTTGATTTAGGTCAGGCGAACAGGAGGGCCAATCAACAGCCGTCAGAGAACTCTTGACTTTGACATGGGTTAGTCTGTGTGAGCCAACACAGAAATGCCTCCCCAGACCATCACTGACTCATCAAACCGCTCATGTTACAGGCAGCGTAACGTCACCACGGCATCTCCAGACTGTCACATGTGCTCAGTGTGaacctgctctcatctgtgGAGAGAACAGGCAGCCAATGGCAGACCTGCAAACTCTGCTTTTCTATCGCCAATGCTGGGCTGTGATCATGTCACCCTCATGGAGTCAGTTCCCCCCCAGTAGACTAACCTGTTCCACAGGtcatcatcctctcctccccagCCCCAGAATGCATTGGGAAAGCCATTAATCTTGCGGAACTGCTCCACAGTGAGTCCACTCACACCACCAAAGAACTCACTGTATGGAAGactgcaaacaacaacagcaaaaacacaagttaaacaAAGATGTTGTGGATCATTCAGTACCTTGATGTCGACTCTGAGGTTTATTTACCACGAGACAAAATGTTTATATTCAGTGCTATATATTGTTTCagcctctcatccaagaggcttcttcactACACTTACTAACCGGAGGGGAGCTGAAGGCTTTAAACTGTGTCTGTGCGTCCTTACAAGTCTTCATCGACATGACATGTATAGCTTATTTTGCTTGAGGCATTTCTATGCAATACTTTTCCCAAGAAATATGTACAGTGCAATTTGCTGACACACTCACATGTACATGTATTTGTCCAGCTTGGCAGCAAAGTGGCGCGGCATCTGACCACAGCCGTAGTAGTTTCGATCGTTCTCTGGGATGTGGTCAACGTCATGGAAGATTAAGCAGTCCCAGTCCAAGTCCTTCATGGCCTCCAGGAATCCCACGTTAAACAGCATGGCTCTGTTGAAGGGCTGGCTCCcgctctgacacacacaaatacacacattcaaTGCCAATGAGCCCGGAGCTGCTATTACAGACATAAAGAAGCCATATGAAGCCTCGTTTTTTTACACCTTTACAGCCTCTACACTTTAATCCACACAACAACAGGAGCTCAGGACGGTTTCACTGAGCTGACTGTTAGCCCTGAGGGTGGACAACAGTGTCTCATCATTCACTACATTGACAGACTTTACCTGTTCGATGACGTAGAAGGCAAACTGCAGTCGCTGTCTCTGCAGTATGGGGATGAGGTGTTGGAAGAGGATGGGCAGATGTTCATGGCGGTTTCTGAATGGAATCAGGATGGCCACCTACAGCACAAACATTACAGTAAGAACAGATCTGCATCAAATGACTCCATCAGGGTCCACTTTCGTTTTCTGCATTAGacatatttttacatatataaTCATTACATATCCTATCAGCCCACCTTCCAGCGAGGTTTGCAGTCCTTTGGTTTCCAGTGGCCTCCAAACTCGATGTCAAAAAGCTTGGAGAACTTCAGCTCCATCTCCTCCATAGGGATCTCTGTCATGTTCACTTCCATAAGGCCCTCTGTGGAGAGGCGGTCATATCACTCGTATCAGCAGGGCAACAATAACAGGTGAACGCAGAGTGATAATCCTTGATGAATCTGATTATTAGGAAACTGCAAATCACATCTATTCTGCAGCTTGCTTTGACTAATCAAACCTCCACAGCGACGACACACCGTGCTTCATCAGAGCACCACAAACTCGACTGATCGGGAAAGACATTTTTTGTGCCAAAGTTTCTTGGGATACAAAGAGTTTACTCACTCATAGAAGGTAATCGCTCTGGGCAGGGGAGGTTCTGGGCGTAGGTGAAGTTCTCTGGCAGGTACGTGGTTGGCTGGACCAGGTACTCACTGGAGTTACTGCCATCTGGATAGtctacagcaaaacaacaaacaccatCAGAATACTccaggtcacatgacctgcATCAAATAAACAACAAGTTTAATGCCTCAAAACACCGTCTTTAATATCGTCTGTGATTCTGGAATGTTGTCTCTTCATATTATTGGATTAATGTCTTCAGTACAGATTTAAACTCTTTGTACTTGAATATTAAACTGGATGTTACTTTGTGCCACTGTACTGTATACAAATCCATTCATTGCACATCACCATGGAAGAGTTtgcccttctctctctttttttccttccatcttcatcatcacaaaCGCACAAGAATAACAGAAAAATGGTAGAAAGCTACAGATCATATATCTCATCAGACGACTTCTACATGTTAAAACCCATTTAGAAATTCTTATCAATAAATAGCATCATTTTTCTCCGGAGTTAATAATGGAAGTTGCAAAGCAGTCAGACATCTCACTTCTCTCCTCGTCTCTGTTCAGAGTTGCACAGTGCCGATCAGATCGCTGACAGAAAGGCTCAGTCGAGGCAGAGAAGCCATCTTTCTCTCCTTGAAACTCAGCGCTGACTGAATGATGCTCAAGCGGCACTTGAACAGAGACGAATGGAAAGATGCTAACAAGCCAGCGTGCTTCGACGCACGTCATAGCATCACGCCTGTGCTGCAGAGTGGCTAATATTAGCATGTTCAGCCAGATATTGTGTTCACATTACAGCTGATCTGAGGTGAAGAGTGGAGACGATAAACAGTCTCTTTGTTTTAGACTCACgatctttctttgttttgggcGGATTCTGAAAATCCCTGTGGACTGATTGCAGGtgattcagatcacctgagtGCAGGGTGGTggagactgactcctgattgaggagtggaagcagcttggggCGTTcccctctcagccaatcagggtgtggCGACGcccttttgtgaaggcttaaaaGAGGTGGGGTACAGCAGCCTGGTGGCTCTCACCTTCATTCTGATTCTGTCCCTGACTCACTGAGAACATCATCCCATCCAGAAACTCTCGTCTGTTTAGGCCCGATTGTGTGTTCTTGGCTGCTCCATGTCAATCTAGTGAGGAAACCTTTTCATTCTTGAACCCCTTGAAACCAGAAGCCCCTCATACACCTTCAGTTTAACATTAAATTTCACTGGGGCTTGTAGGAGCACATTTCAGTTCGATTATCCCTGAAGGGGCATTCGTTCATTGGTTTGTTGTCAAAGCAGCCGACACTGAGCATCCCCGCTCGATTGACATGTTTATGCTTTATATCTTTATGTAGGTTGGGCTGGCCTGTAAGCATTTTACGGCCACAAATTGGCCTGGGGGTGAATGCCGCTTGTACACATTCACGCTGTAGTTGGTGTTAGTGGGTTTTCTGACCCGTGTGAAAGCGGTATAATCTAGGCTAATAGTTCAAACAGCTGCGCATTTGAAATTGAGAAGGTGTGTTCAAGCTAGAGGTGATCAGAGCTCTTTAATCATCTTCCACATGCTGCGATCAATCAGCTGGTCCACTTCTTCAATACACATATAAACTGCATTACTTCTGCTCACCAACCTACTTGTTTCTCTACCCAAAAGACAAGACCCGCCTCACTCTCTTCCAAGAGGAGGATGGGGAAGTGAGAGTCATGACCAGATTATTATAGTTTGACCCCAGAAACCACTTggataaaagattaaaaacatattCAAGGAACTGAAACAAGATCAGCTGCCTGAAATACAGCACCTGGATTTCCCATGACCCGGATGACTGAGAAACTTCATCATATAGAAAGAAGAGTACGTGTTCGTCACTTACCCGTCCCGTTGAGTGTACTGTTCTTGTTGGTGTACAATCGGATCATCTGGCCAATTGTCCTCACATTGTCCCTCAACATGATGCCCTGAGCCTGCACCATGAAGAAGTATGTGTTGGCTGAAAGAAAGCACAGgagattttaattaaataaaaagtttgAAACTGTAGCAGCAGGACAGTAAAGCTGCAGGCTCTCAGATGTTAATGACTCAGAGGAGGACAACAGTCGTGtgagaaacaaaaaatgcaaCAGAGTCTGTTTCCTAGTTTGTTTTAGTCATGAACATCCTAAAATCAAATATTGGAATCTGCACAATGTTCCTCTGGGTCGCACTGGTGTTTTAATAGTCCTGTAACAACCATGATGTCCTGCTACACGATCCTTTGTTAGATTTATTTTACATACATGGTAAATAGAAAAGATGCAGTGATATAGGAgaggtgtttgttttggctttatTCAGACGTGACAGCAGACTGGAGGGAGTCACATGAAGagtgactcactgatccactgCAAAACTTATTTCTATGGCTGAAGCTTTAATGAATGACTATCATGATTGAGGAACGCTCACTCCTTCTTCTCAATGATGTCAGTGAGTCTATGAAAGTACATTATCTCATCACTTAGTCATTTATTACCAAGATAAATCTGCTGCCCAGCTTAAGAACAGAGTTGCAGGATGCTGAGGTCAGACTCTTATTTGCTAAAATGGTGTGTGTAAAGCAATTTGTTGGATATTGATTTCCTCTATGTAGTTGGCATAAATTGAAGTTAAATATAAAGGTGGGAATTAACCTAGTGCAAATATTTTGTTACTGTACTcaagtggggtttttttctttcaaaatccAACTTCTCCATTCTGTATGTTGAAGTGTCCTCAGGCATCATACTGaacaccttgcatggcagcgtctgccatcagtgtatgaatgtgtgttaaTGGCTGACCTATGTAAAGTGCTCCGAGTGGTCAGTAAACCAAACGTGTGGGGGGAATTTTATGATTCTCCAAGGTCACTCTGTCTCCAACAATAGGTCATACGTGCCTCGTACAGACGTTAAAGTCTGGATGATGATAGTGACTCTACGAGCAATCTTCTCATAGTCTCTGCACCCTAGATATCCACATCTACTGTGAATATGTCTGACAAACCAAgccaaagctaagctaactgtttgcTTAAACCTCGTAGCAGACTAAGTGTATCTGACCTATTTCACCTCTTAGTCCTCTGGCTACAGGGGAGAGATTCTGCTTCACCCCCCTCGCTACGTTGTTAAACAGATAACCATGTACTGAAGCTCTGAAGCTGTAAGATATCATTTGGACATTTAGGATGGCGTGATGTTGTGTTGCTCCTCCCTGATCATGTTCTATAAACTATCTCAACGCAAGTCATCcgtgtctctgagtcttcttcatctctcctgaatggTCAAGCGAGCCGAAATTCCACAACAAAAAGCACAAACTGCTGTCCGTGCACTACACCAACTAATCAATGTTGGTTCAGAAAACCTGCAAGTTGCTGAACTCGCTCCAATTTAAATTCTAACATCTGGCTGCTGCCAGCGCTGCACATCTGGCGGCATTTGTAGAAGAAGCTGACTCACTTCTAGGGATGGCAGTCTGataaatgttgtgttgtttaatTGTTAATTCAGACTGAACCCAATATTCAGACTCAGACGAgaacattttcatattcttCTCCTTAatctctgacttttcctctgaGCTGTGTTTGTACGAGTTTTAGGTCAGGACGATCAAATTTCTTTCAACTAAAAtcccttttttctcctcaaGAGCAGCAGCACATTCCAGAGATTTGATCATCAACATGTCAATAGCATCAGCCGGCTCTACTGGACGCCTTTATGCACACAAATTCAATTTATAAAAAGAGTAAAGAgtaaaaggagaaaaaggcCTGTTGTTAAAAATCAGCAGACAGAAACAATTAATGCATCAGTGCAGGGATCCGAGAAGCCAAAACTAGTACAAAATCTCAATGAAGCTTATTATGCCGTCCCAACAGAGAGCTGTTGGCAGAAATAAAGAAGGAGTAGTATCAAGTCAGATGCCAAAAAATTGTAGTCAGTGTCTGTTACACCCTCAGAATTTAAAAAGGATTAGCCACCATGGTGCAAACTCTACAGCAAAAGGTCAACTTTACTTAGAATCACAATATATATAGCCATCGTTCACAGCCTGTCACGTGTCCTACTGGCCAGTTCCTCAGTTTCGGTGTGCCTGTGAATAAGTCAACAGGATGATGTTCTGGGACGATAACGGTCTTATCAAAGTATCCAGGCAGCCTTGGTTGACCGGGTTGAGACGACAGGCAGGTCACAGCGGGCTGGACGGCAGATAATGCGTCTTCACATAACTATTAGCCGATAAATCGACAGTAAAAACTTTCACTGCAATCCCTGAAACCAATAGAACGTTGTGCTTCTCAGTTCAGGACCAAGGGGAAAAGTGCAGATGCTTTCCAAAAGATAAATATTCCACTTTGTATCTGCTGCCACACTTATCAATATGTACTCCAGTTCCCGGCTGCACACGTGCTTGAGAAGTCAAATTTGTCACAGCAAAGGCAGAACAAGCAAAGCGTGAAATGACGGTCCTGAGTCGTTAAATTAAATTCTCAGCTGGAGCGAGGCACAGAGCCTGTGCAGCAGCCTGCTGTGCACAAATCCCaggaaaaatgttgaaaatgtgtcaGCAACATACAGTTAACACTTAAAGAGGCCTGCACCCACAGACATGTTCACACAGACTGCTGTTTCACACACAGCTCAGataaaagaatataaaaagAACTTAATATGATTTACACATTAGCTCCACCATAACAGGCTCCAGCCAGCATCGCCTGCAGTTTCAGACCGAGTGCAATGTAAGCGTGGTTCGAACAAAACACCTCGTATAGTGCCGTTAAGGTGTTGAGGCAGCACAAGCCTCCAGAACAGCTTCAGCGACGCATTCTTCTGtgtctaaaacaaaaaaaggcactAAACACATGATATGAATACATGGTGGTTTTCTAACTTGGCTCGTCGCCTCCGAGGCAGAAAATTACACCcttttactgtaatgcagccttttaaaacaggaaaagacaacGCTTATCATGAccatatagtctcatatcactgACAATATAATAACTGATATATTGCATAACCCGAGGAAGAGTTGATGCTGAGAATAAGTGataaatgtgcctttttttctctccaaatAACTGTTACTGGTGGTAAGTAAACATTTGGGTTAATCTGTGTGCTCACAGGCCCAAAGCCTTATAATCATAGTGCACCAGCTACTATAAAAACTGATTCTAATCCATAATATAATCGGTAATCGTGTAATAAGGGTAGACCTGTTTCACAGCTTCCACTTTTGCTTACAAACACCAATACAATACTGGTTAAATCTCCTTTATGTATGTGggcaaaacaacatgaccacCTTACAAACACCTTATTTACTTTATCTGATGCAGGTCAGTAAatcaaaagatgaaaaacaagccaCAAAGGAAATATCACAGACCACCAGTCAAATGTCGGTTAAATATGAAATTAGCTGGTGGATTTTACAGCCTGAATGGAGTCTAAATCTATAAAGCGATCCCATCCCGTCCGAGCCGTGTTAGCTCTTTACATCTGCACTCATCCTGCCGGACATCAGGCGGGATGTCATCAACCTAGTGAATTTTCCCAGAACCGCTTCTCTCCCTGAGAAAGCATGACTACCAGCGACTGCCAGTAAAAGCCTGAGCTGAGAGCATGACCTTCCTGTCCGCTCACAACCACGTCCCTGCGGCATGAGATGATCGCCAAAGAatatacactgtaaaaacatcCAATCAACTAAAAAGGAACACAATACAACAATGCACTGAACTGAATCCTGCCCAGCCCACCACACATTCATACCGCCAAGGGCGTAAACATCCTCACAGAAACTTTCACTTCAGTATatttgcagctgctgcagtggaCCGGACAGATCTGATCGACTTGCTCAAACATTATTGCCATATTTCACTGTACAGCACAAATTAGATAAAGTCAACCATCACATTATGTTTCAGTCACAACTCTTGGGAAAAACaatgactcattttttttttttttttttggtggaaaTCCAAATAAAGTGCACACAGTTTGAGGAAGGTAACCTCTGGTACATCATGGCCCACACGTCTGGAGCCCAGTCGTGGGCTGGCTCGACCTGTCTGTGTTGATGTGAGGAATCcctgacattcccatcagcagTGATGCCCATTagtccattcattcattcactcacacGCCAAGCAAAAGCACATTATCACCCACAAataacacacaaagacacagtaCTTAGACAGCGATTCACTCTCCTGGCTACCATGAGACGCATCTCGCCCTTTAAACATCGCATATGAGCAGAACTAGCCGGACAACATGCCCGGggttggaccttttttttttttttttttttaagcgctGGGCTAGTTAGCTTCGTTAGCTAACGGCTGGTTTTTAACCGTTAGGATAGGATGGACCGAGACAGCAGCCGGAGCTCGTTAGGCTGCGGGAGATAATCCGCACAGAATTACATTAACTGCAGCCTCGTAATGCGTTTAGTGTAAAGCCTCTGTTAACTAACCTATTCCAGGAGCCACATAAATGAAGTAGAGACAAGTGGTGGACATGgagaagaagaatatgaaggCCAGGAACGATCGGTTGGACATTCGCAGCAGCCGCCTCCAGTTCACCATTTTGGCTTAGGCCCGCTTCTCTTTCGCCGATATGAATCCCATAAAATACTTTGTTTTGGAGTTAAAAAGTCCTCGAATTGACAGACAACAGTGTCAATGCCGTGGTCATGGAACGACCCGCACCGTCAGAGCCCAGAGATGCAGCGCGGAACAGGCTAGCGCTAGCGGTGCTAGCTGGCCTGCTTTCCCCTGCCAAGAAATTTCCAGATGGAAAAAGCAGGCCCGGTACGGCAATATCAGGCAACTGAGAGCCTCATGGAGGACCACCGGTCGGGCATACTGAAACCGCTTCTGCTACGGGCCGAGAGCTCAGGAGCACCGCTTCTTAAGGACACTCATGGGAGCCTTCCATGG from Sparus aurata chromosome 11, fSpaAur1.1, whole genome shotgun sequence includes the following:
- the b4galt6 gene encoding beta-1,4-galactosyltransferase 6 isoform X1 → MVNWRRLLRMSNRSFLAFIFFFSMSTTCLYFIYVAPGIANTYFFMVQAQGIMLRDNVRTIGQMIRLYTNKNSTLNGTDYPDGSNSSEYLVQPTTYLPENFTYAQNLPCPERLPSMKGLMEVNMTEIPMEEMELKFSKLFDIEFGGHWKPKDCKPRWKVAILIPFRNRHEHLPILFQHLIPILQRQRLQFAFYVIEQSGSQPFNRAMLFNVGFLEAMKDLDWDCLIFHDVDHIPENDRNYYGCGQMPRHFAAKLDKYMYILPYSEFFGGVSGLTVEQFRKINGFPNAFWGWGGEDDDLWNRVHYAGLNVTRPEGEIGKYKSIPHHHRGEVQFLGRYKLLRYSKERQHLDGLNNLHYTPLVSLSSLYKNITVDLYPELAPIADY
- the b4galt6 gene encoding beta-1,4-galactosyltransferase 6 isoform X2, which codes for MTCVEARWLVSIFPFVSVQVPLEHHSVSAEFQGEKDGFSASTEPFCQRSDRHCATLNRDEERNYPDGSNSSEYLVQPTTYLPENFTYAQNLPCPERLPSMKGLMEVNMTEIPMEEMELKFSKLFDIEFGGHWKPKDCKPRWKVAILIPFRNRHEHLPILFQHLIPILQRQRLQFAFYVIEQSGSQPFNRAMLFNVGFLEAMKDLDWDCLIFHDVDHIPENDRNYYGCGQMPRHFAAKLDKYMYILPYSEFFGGVSGLTVEQFRKINGFPNAFWGWGGEDDDLWNRVHYAGLNVTRPEGEIGKYKSIPHHHRGEVQFLGRYKLLRYSKERQHLDGLNNLHYTPLVSLSSLYKNITVDLYPELAPIADY